Within Pseudomonas alloputida, the genomic segment CACCTCGTTGCGGCGCATCACCGCCGTCTCGGTCAGCTCGAACTCAAGCCAGCGGGCATCCACACCGTGCTCGAGGATCAGGCGACTCAACGTGGCCAGTAGCTGGCTGTCCTGGAATTGGCGAAAACTCAGGTTGACCGCCATGTGCAACGGTTCCAGGCCGCGCTCGCACAATGCCTGCATGTCACGCAGGGCACGGGAAATAACCCAATAACCCAAGGGCACGATCAGGCCGCTCTGCTCGGCCAGTGGCACGAACTCACTGGGTGGCAACAGCCCGCGCTCGGCATGGCGCCAGCGCACCAGCGCCTCCAGGCCAACAATGCGCCCGTCAGCCAGGTTCAGGCGGGGCTGATAGTGCAGCTCCAGTTCGTCGCGGCGCAGGGCGCGGCGCAACTCGCTTTCCAGGTCAGCAAGGCTGCGGGCGTTGCGGTTGATGCGTTCGTTGAACACATGGAAGGTGCAGCCTTGGCTGCCCTTGGCCTGACGCATGGCGATGTGCGCGTGCCACATCAGCGGATCGGCGCCGCTCTGCGCGCGAGCATGTGCAATGCCCAGGCTGCAGCCCAGCAGCAGGCTTTCGCCGTCGATCCAGTAGGGCTCTGCCAAGGCCTCGACGATGCGCTCGGCAATCCATTCGGCGCGATTGGCATCGCGACGGGTGTCGATCAGCAGGGCGAACTCGTCGCTACCCAGACGTGCCAGCTGGTCGCCCGCCTCCAGCTGATGCTTCAGCCGTGCCACCACCTGCAGGATCAACCGGTCACCGCTCTGGTGGCCCAGGGCGTCGTTGACGTGGCGGAAGTTGTCCAGGTCCAGGTGGCCAAGCGCGACACCACGGCCTTCGTTTTCGGCCAGGCGTGCATTGAGCAAAGCCTGGAAGCCCTGGCGGTTGGCGATGCCGGTCAGCGGGTCCTGCTCGGCAAGGCGCTGCAAGGTGGCGACCAGCACCCCTCGCTCTCGCACATGGCGCAGTGAGCGGCGCAGGGTATCGGCGTTGAGCTGGTCGCGCACCAGCCAGTCACTGACAGCGCTGGGCGCTGCCTCAGGCTCGTGTTCAAGCAGCAGAATAGTCGGCAGCTCGCAACGCCCGGGGGCGGGCTGCAAGGCGGGTGTTGCCAGCACGACGGCCTGACGATCATGGCTGAACAGGCTGTCGACCGCCTCCCAGTTTGGCGCAGTCAATAGCACGGCGCTGCCACCCAGTGCAGGCATGCACGCGTGCAACGAGGCAGCCCATTCCGGCTCATCGGCCAACAGCAGCAAACGCAGAGGTTCGACAGGCGTGGACAAGCGGGCTCCTTAGGGCTTGACGGTGCAACGAGATCTGGCGGGCATGCTACTGCATTCAATGAAAATGATTTTCACTTTTATGCATGTTTTTTCGATCGTAGCATTCCGACGTATTTTGTCGTGCATCCTGCGCGAAACGAATCAAACCGGCAAATATGATTTTTTCAGCTACTAGCATTAGTGACACTAATAATTAGACGGACAAAAGTCTGACTCAGACGTCAGACGGTCGCGCCACAACGGCCCCATGCCTGTTAGAATGCGCGGCTATTTTCTGGCGACCCCCGGTTTCTAGCATGTCCCGACTCAATCCCCGGCAGCAGGAAGCCCGTGACTATGTCGGCGGCCCTCTTTTGGTGCTCGCCGGTGCAGGTTCGGGCAAGACCAGCGTGATCACGCGCAAGATTGCCCACCTCATCCAGAACTGCGGCATCCGCGCCCAGTACATCGTGGCGATGACCTTCACCAACAAGGCTGCGCGCGAGATGAAGGAGCGGGTCGCCACCTTGCTGCGCCCGGGGGAAGGCCGTGGCCTGACCGTGTGTACGTTCCACAACCTGGGCCTGAACATCATCCGCAAGGAACACGAGCGCCTGGGCTATAAGCCGGGTTTCTCGATCTTCGACGAGTCCGACATCAAGGCGTTGCTGTCGGACATCATGCAGAAGGAATACTCCGGCGACGACGGCATCGACGAGATCAAGAACATGATCGGTGCCTGGAAGAACGACCTGGTCCTGCCGCCAGAAGCCCTGGAAAAGGCGCGCAACCCGCGCGAGCAGACCGCCGCCATCGTCTACACCCACTATCAGCGCACGCTCAAGGCGTTCAACGCGGTGGACTTCGACGACCTGATCCTGCAGCCGGTCAAGCTGTTCCAGGAGCACCCCGAGGTGCTGGAGCGCTGGCAGAACCGCGTGCGTTACCTGCTGGTGGACGAATACCAGGACACCAACGCCAGCCAGTACCTGCTGGTGAAAATGCTGATCGGCATGCGCAACCAGTTTACCGTGGTGGGCGACGACGACCAGTCGATCTACGCCTGGCGTGGTGCGCGCCCCGAGAACCTGATGCTGCTCAAGGAGGACTACCCCTCCCTGAAGATCGTCATGCTCGAACAGAACTACCGTTCCACCAGCCGCATCCTGCGCTGCGCCAACGTGTTGATCGCCAACAATCCGCATGCGTTCGAAAAGCAGCTGTGGAGCGAAATGGGCGTGGGCGACGAGATCCGCGTGATCCGCTGCAAGAACGAGGAAGCCGAGGCCGAACGCGTGGCCATGGAAATCCTCACCTTGCACCTGCGCACCAACCGCCCGTACAGCGACTTTGCCATCCTTTACCGCGGCAACTACCAGGCCAAGCTGATCGAACTGAAGTTGCAGCACCACCAGGTGCCGTATCGCCTGTCGGGCGGTAACAGCTTCTTCGGCCGCCAG encodes:
- a CDS encoding putative bifunctional diguanylate cyclase/phosphodiesterase gives rise to the protein MSTPVEPLRLLLLADEPEWAASLHACMPALGGSAVLLTAPNWEAVDSLFSHDRQAVVLATPALQPAPGRCELPTILLLEHEPEAAPSAVSDWLVRDQLNADTLRRSLRHVRERGVLVATLQRLAEQDPLTGIANRQGFQALLNARLAENEGRGVALGHLDLDNFRHVNDALGHQSGDRLILQVVARLKHQLEAGDQLARLGSDEFALLIDTRRDANRAEWIAERIVEALAEPYWIDGESLLLGCSLGIAHARAQSGADPLMWHAHIAMRQAKGSQGCTFHVFNERINRNARSLADLESELRRALRRDELELHYQPRLNLADGRIVGLEALVRWRHAERGLLPPSEFVPLAEQSGLIVPLGYWVISRALRDMQALCERGLEPLHMAVNLSFRQFQDSQLLATLSRLILEHGVDARWLEFELTETAVMRRNEVVRQTMDALGRLGVRFSLDDFGTGFSSFVHLNSLPITLLKVDRSFVAEMEMREENRKLVHAMINLAHNLNLEVVAEGVESEEQLTLLRGFGCDQVQGFLVSRPLPIGELMAYLLQAPGRQLEGVL
- the rep gene encoding DNA helicase Rep, with translation MSRLNPRQQEARDYVGGPLLVLAGAGSGKTSVITRKIAHLIQNCGIRAQYIVAMTFTNKAAREMKERVATLLRPGEGRGLTVCTFHNLGLNIIRKEHERLGYKPGFSIFDESDIKALLSDIMQKEYSGDDGIDEIKNMIGAWKNDLVLPPEALEKARNPREQTAAIVYTHYQRTLKAFNAVDFDDLILQPVKLFQEHPEVLERWQNRVRYLLVDEYQDTNASQYLLVKMLIGMRNQFTVVGDDDQSIYAWRGARPENLMLLKEDYPSLKIVMLEQNYRSTSRILRCANVLIANNPHAFEKQLWSEMGVGDEIRVIRCKNEEAEAERVAMEILTLHLRTNRPYSDFAILYRGNYQAKLIELKLQHHQVPYRLSGGNSFFGRQEVKDLMAYLRLLVNPDDDNAYLRVINVPRREIGSTTLEKLGNYATERGISMYAASEELGLGEHLDARYTERLQRFKHWLDGVRHKVALEDPIAALHEMIRDIDYENWIRQQTASDKAAEFRISNVWFLVEALKNTLEKDEEGDMTIEDAIGKLVLRDMLERQQEEEENAEGVQMMTLHASKGLEFPYVFIMGMEEEILPHRSSIEADTIEEERRLAYVGITRARQTLAFTFAAKRKQYGEIIDCTPSRFLDELPPDDLAWEGLDDAPVEVKAARGNNALADIRAMLKR